The Paeniglutamicibacter sulfureus genome includes a region encoding these proteins:
- a CDS encoding penicillin-binding transpeptidase domain-containing protein encodes MSRVIRTLALPAAALLMIGSLGACSAPPAPNATAELLAGSLADLDLASVPLAGSDAATASAELAESLKPLESIPRTVTLASVTEDEGSDVPKTATAVYNTVWDVDASDTDWTYQTQATLELDNETKTWAVRYSPSMAVPGLESGQYVAKRNSPAKRGEILGNNAQTLVTDRPVLRIGINKEAIGETEWEDSATKLAKVLEIDAEPYAKRVAASGPRAFVQAITLRDDADRTVTDQQLKAIPGVLAQPDTQSLAPSRSFARAILGSVGEATAEIVADSKGSVASGDRVGLSGLQKAYQDELAGTRGYSINIYNQDKAEVSTLVTREAVDGKDLKTTLDRNLQEFAESLIADSDSDAALVAVRPSDGAILAAAAGPTDNAQNTALLGKYAPGSTFKVITALAMLRSGDTPTTSVDCPATMSVDGKAFKNYDGYPSSALGSIPLSEAVAQSCNTVFLEGASKVKAPALADAAASLGLNMSPATGAASFLGSVPEDSTGTELAANGIGQGVVQASALGMATVAASVQNGATVSPRLVVDPKPDAAAKPKNPLTAAEAKALSGMMAQVVDHGTLKDLKSVPGPAIIGKSGTAEYDAERNAHAWSIAAQGDLAVAVFVGDGSGGAQTAGPILAEFLADAQ; translated from the coding sequence CGGGGCGTGTTCCGCGCCACCCGCGCCCAATGCCACCGCCGAACTCCTGGCCGGTTCGCTGGCGGACCTGGACCTCGCCTCGGTCCCGCTGGCGGGCAGCGACGCAGCCACCGCGAGCGCCGAGCTGGCGGAATCGCTCAAGCCGCTGGAATCGATCCCCCGCACAGTCACCCTCGCCTCCGTCACCGAGGACGAGGGCTCTGATGTACCCAAGACCGCCACGGCCGTGTACAACACCGTGTGGGACGTCGATGCCTCCGACACCGACTGGACCTACCAGACGCAGGCAACGCTGGAACTCGATAACGAAACCAAGACCTGGGCGGTGCGCTACTCCCCCTCGATGGCCGTGCCCGGGCTGGAATCCGGTCAGTACGTGGCCAAGCGCAACTCCCCGGCCAAGCGCGGGGAGATCCTGGGCAACAACGCCCAAACCCTGGTGACGGACCGCCCGGTGCTCCGCATCGGGATCAACAAGGAGGCCATCGGGGAGACGGAATGGGAGGACTCGGCCACCAAGCTCGCCAAGGTATTGGAGATCGATGCCGAACCGTATGCCAAGAGGGTTGCAGCTTCCGGCCCGCGGGCGTTCGTCCAGGCCATCACCCTGCGCGACGATGCCGACCGCACCGTCACCGATCAGCAATTGAAGGCGATCCCCGGCGTGCTGGCGCAGCCCGATACCCAGTCGCTGGCCCCGAGCCGGAGTTTTGCCCGGGCCATCCTCGGGTCGGTGGGCGAGGCCACAGCGGAAATCGTCGCAGATTCCAAGGGCAGCGTTGCTTCCGGGGACCGGGTCGGACTGTCGGGCCTGCAAAAGGCCTACCAGGACGAGTTGGCGGGCACCCGGGGCTACAGCATCAACATCTACAACCAGGACAAGGCCGAAGTTTCAACCCTGGTGACGCGGGAAGCGGTGGACGGCAAGGATCTTAAAACCACGCTGGACCGGAACCTGCAGGAATTTGCCGAGTCGTTGATCGCCGACTCGGACAGCGACGCCGCGCTGGTCGCGGTGCGTCCCTCCGACGGGGCCATCCTGGCCGCCGCCGCCGGGCCCACCGACAACGCCCAGAACACCGCGTTGTTGGGCAAGTACGCCCCGGGCTCCACCTTCAAGGTCATCACAGCACTGGCCATGCTCCGTTCCGGGGACACCCCGACAACGAGCGTGGATTGCCCGGCGACCATGAGCGTGGACGGCAAGGCGTTCAAGAACTACGACGGCTACCCCTCCAGCGCGCTGGGAAGCATCCCGCTCTCCGAGGCCGTGGCGCAATCGTGCAACACCGTCTTCCTTGAGGGCGCTTCCAAGGTCAAGGCACCTGCCCTCGCCGACGCTGCGGCCTCCCTGGGCCTGAACATGAGCCCCGCCACGGGCGCGGCATCCTTCCTGGGGTCGGTGCCGGAGGACTCCACGGGCACCGAGCTGGCGGCCAACGGCATCGGCCAGGGAGTGGTCCAGGCCTCGGCGCTGGGCATGGCCACGGTGGCAGCCTCGGTCCAAAACGGCGCCACCGTCAGCCCCCGCCTGGTGGTAGACCCCAAACCGGATGCCGCCGCCAAGCCCAAGAACCCGTTGACTGCTGCCGAGGCCAAGGCGCTTTCGGGCATGATGGCCCAGGTCGTCGACCACGGCACGCTGAAGGACCTCAAGTCCGTCCCCGGCCCCGCGATCATCGGCAAGAGCGGCACGGCGGAATACGATGCCGAACGCAATGCCCACGCATGGTCCATCGCCGCGCAGGGAGATCTCGCGGTGGCCGTGTTTGTGGGCGACGGCAGCGGCGGGGCGCAGACGGCCGGCCCCATCCTTGCCGAATTCCTGGCCGACGCCCAGTAG